One genomic region from Prionailurus bengalensis isolate Pbe53 chromosome C1, Fcat_Pben_1.1_paternal_pri, whole genome shotgun sequence encodes:
- the LOC122482041 gene encoding LOW QUALITY PROTEIN: protein BTG4-like (The sequence of the model RefSeq protein was modified relative to this genomic sequence to represent the inferred CDS: inserted 2 bases in 1 codon), whose product IATAVFFVTRLVKKHDKLSKQKIEDFAEKLTTILFETYRSHWHADCPSKGQAFRCIRINNSQDKDPILERACAESNVDFSHLGLPKEMXPFEVCCRYGEKNHPFTIASFKGRWDEWELSQQVSCAVNRATLDYASGISSDEESCNKEPQIIPKVSNPKSIYQVKCGPVLDAFFFSVLILKRIFALM is encoded by the exons ATTGCAACAGCCGTTTTCTTTGTCACAAGATTGGTGAAAAAACATGATAAACTGAgtaaacagaaaatagaagactTTGCAGAAAAGCTGACGACAATCTTGTTTGAAACCTACAGAAGTCACTGGCACGCCGACTGCCCTTCTAAAGGGCAAGCGTTCAGGTGTATCAGGATAAATAATAGTCAGGATAAAGATCCCATTCTAGAAAGGGCTTGTGCTGAAAGTAACGTGGATTTTTCTCACCTGGGACTTCCAAAGGAGAT ACCCTTTGAAGTGTGCTGTAGGTACGGTGAGAAAAATCATCCATTTACAATTGCTTCTTTTAAAGGCAGATGGGACGAATGGGAGCTTTCCCAACAGGTCAGTTGTGCTGTTAATCGAGCTACATTAGACTACGCCTCTGGCATTTCCTCTGATGAAGAAAGTTGTAACAAAGAACCGCAGATCATTCCTAAAGTCAGCAATCCAAAGAGTATTTATCAGGTGAAGTGTGGTCCAGTTCtcgatgctttttttttttctgtcctaattctgaaaagaattt ttgCACTGATGTGA